In one window of Branchiostoma lanceolatum isolate klBraLanc5 chromosome 15, klBraLanc5.hap2, whole genome shotgun sequence DNA:
- the LOC136420615 gene encoding uncharacterized protein encodes MMSTSPRNARHGAGKAVCHTISDFLVIVLIITPAVNLFWRGTWNIMYEYLVPEDIIISSWLSLAIGSPVLLLAGLLQHPIRRLGSWIHGKSKGWHHLYLAVYVYVVASASVAQWRGFWNLPTYYFPEWVSIPGYGVTAVIGTGLMVGLRIFSNGGGCPAGIVVDFEPDPFRVPLRFHTDRAERFSWRFALDVFLSVFVFDLISLAYWAGYWGLLDVLMFPEDLCFSYWVSLGIGYAIHLVTIFLQFPVHKASRNLRGAKRDFWKRLALEDAFLFVVNFGVVNSWRGLWDLYDCYFLPDQPKLSAWLSVGIGALLCYLLRAGRTLGGIGVTVDGEKEDGTGVLLSTYAEGHEMLPWLKHLRKREGDDSGNFVALRTFDTEGSRKATDHASASDLAGNQGTAADLIKCSANTEYFRHYQPLRVAGKIVEIIQIESTV; translated from the exons ATGATGTCGACTAGCCCACGCAATGCCAGGCACGGAGCAGGAAAGGCGGTTTGCCACACCATCAGCGACTTTCTCGTCATCGTCCTCATCATAACCCCCGCGGTTAATCTCTTCTGGCGAGGAACATGGAACATCATGTACGAGTATCTGGTACCCGAGGACATCATCATAAGCTCGTGGCTGTCTCTGGCTATCGGCAGCCCAGTCCTTCTCCTCGCCGGGCTGCTGCAACATCCAATCCGAAGACTGGGCAGCTGGATTCACGGTAAAAGCAAAGGCTGGCATCACCTCTACCTGGCGGTGTACGTGTACGTGGTAGCGTCTGCCTCTGTGGCGCAGTGGCGCGGCTTTTGGAACTTGCCGACGTACTACTTCCCTGAGTGGGTCAGTATTCCTGGGTACGGCGTGACGGCAGTTATCGGGACAGGTTTGATGGTGGGGCTTCGCATCTTTTCGAACGGCGGCGGGTGTCCTGCGGGAATAGTTGTCGACTTCGAACCCGATCCCTTCCGAGTCCCACTCCGATTCCACACGGACAGGGCCGAGCGATTTTCGTGGAGGTTCGCGTTGGACGTCTTTCTCTCGGTCTTTGTCTTTGACCTGATCTCGTTAGCGTACTGGGCGGGATACTGGGGCCTTCTGGATGTCTTGATGTTTCCAGAAGACCTTTGCTTCTCTTACTGGGTATCTCTTGGCATAGGCTACGCGATACATCTCGTAACAATCTTCCTCCAGTTTCCTGTACACAAGGCCTCCAGGAATCTGCGTGGCGCCAAACGGGATTTCTGGAAAAGACTCGCACTCGAGGACGCTTTCCTGTTCGTGGTGAACTTCGGTGTTGTCAACAGTTGGAGAGGATTGTGGGATCTGTACGACTGTTACTTCCTGCCGGACCAGCCCAAGTTGAGTGCGTGGTTGAGCGTTGGAATAGGGGCGTTGCTGTGCTACTTGCTTCGTGCAGGGAGGACCCTTGGCGGCATCGGTGTCACAGTCGACGGAGAAAAAGAGGACGGGACGGGGGTTCTACTCAGCACCTATGCAGAG GGCCACGAGATGCTACCTTGGCTGAAGCATTTAAGAAAGAGAGAAGGGGACGACAGCGGCAACTTCGTAGCCCTTAGAACCTTCGATACAGAAGGAAGTAGAAAAGCTACTGACCATGCGTCCGCGTCAGACCTTGCGGGTAACCAGGGAACTGCAGCAGACCTCATCAAATGCTCTGCTAACACTGAATACTTTAGAcactaccagcctctgcgggtcgctgggaaaatagtagaaattatccaaatagagtcaactgtatga
- the LOC136420625 gene encoding uncharacterized protein, producing the protein MADSPDRETLIDPEADDVPRTRASVLRCVGHFILVSCIITPSVLLFWRGSFNLLAGYLVGDDSDRLWLCLAIGSPVVLLAGLLQHHITRLGRWMDGQSYVLYPMFVGVYFYVVAFAVVAQWVALWNLPVYFIPQMDNAIGQGIRAILSFIIMIFLRAVGQGRACPVDASFDFDPKPFRIPLRFHTDIAERCSGKFVLDVVFSLLLLDLITVQNWAGTWSLLDYTVFPDDPCLSSWVSLGVGYTMYLLVTAIQFPLYRATKSLRGERLEFYKRLAIEDTYGLVVNFAVNNVWRGLWGLYDCYILYDQPWESNWLTHGLGAAVCFMVCAGSSMGRILVSVDGEADDGSGVLFTVFTTIGEPGNVLRWRCDRDRNNLDSI; encoded by the exons ATGGCGGACTCTCCTGACAGAGAAACTCTCATAGACCCAG AAGCGGATGATGTGCCAAGAACAAGGGCGTCCGTTCTGCGCTGTGTCGGTCACTTCATCTTAGTGAGCTGCATCATCACTCCGTCAGTTCTGCTCTTCTGGCGCGGCAGTTTTAACCTCCTGGCCGGGTATCTGGTCGGAGATGACTCCGATAGACTCTGGCTGTGTCTCGCCATCGGCAGCCCTGTTGTTCTCCTTGCAGGACTCCTACAGCATCACATCACGAGGTTGGGGCggtggatggatggacagaGCTACGTCTTATACCCGATGTTTGTCGGCGTGTATTTTTACGTGGTGGCGTTTGCTGTAGTTGCCCAATGGGTCGCGCTTTGGAACCTACCTGTCTACTTCATACCACAAATGGACAATGCGATTGGACAAGGTATACGGGCGATCCTTTCATTTATAATCATGATCTTTCTACGCGCGGTCGGGCAAGGTAGGGCGTGTCCCGTGGACGCTTCATTCGACTTCGACCCCAAGCCATTCCGAATTCCGCTCCGATTCCACACGGACATAGCCGAACGCTGTTCGGGAAAGTTCGTCCTGGACGTCGTGTTCTCCCTCTTGCTACTCGACCTGATCACGGTCCAGAACTGGGCAGGGACATGGAGTCTCCTCGACTACACCGTATTCCCCGACGACCCTTGTTTGTCCTCCTGGGTCTCTCTGGGGGTAGGGTACACCATGTACCTCCTGGTAACCGCCATCCAGTTTCCCCTATACAGAGCCACCAAAAGTCTGAGGGGAGAAAGACTGGAGTTTTACAAGAGACTGGCGATCGAGGACACTTACGGCCTTGTGGTGAATTTTGCTGTGAATAACGTATGGAGGGGGTTGTGGGGTCTTTACGACTGCTACATATTGTACGACCAGCCCTGGGAGAGTAATTGGTTGACGCACGGACTTGGAGCGGCCGTGTGCTTCATGGTTTGTGCCGGTAGTAGTATGGGGAGGATCCTTGTATCTGTAGACGGCGAGGCGGACGACGGGAGTGGCGTgctgttcacagttttcaccaCAATTGGG GAACCTGGCAATGTGCTGCGATGGCGATGCGATAGAGACCGAAACAACCTAGACAGCATCTGA